The segment CATTCTTCACGGCGTTTCCACTCGTAATTTGCGTACCAGGGCGGGGTTTCGCAGATTTTGTCCTGTTCTTCATGGATGGCGGTATCGAGATAGGCAACGCCCGCCTTGATGCAGGCTGACATGACCGGCATGTTGATGAAGGCGGAGCCAACATTGATGACGATTTCGCAGCCGGTTTTCTTGATCAATGCGACGGTGGCATCGATATCGGTTGCGTCAAGCGCATGACCTTCGAGCGTGCCGGCATTCTTCAGGTTTTTCTTTTCATGAATGCTGTCGATGATTTTCTGGCATTTTTCCGCCGTACGCGACGCAATATGGATATCGCCAAGCACATCATTATGCTGTGCACATTTATGCGCGACCACCTGTGCGACGCCACCTGCGCCGATAATCAGAACATTCTTCTTCATTTCGGGCCAAAAACTCCCTTTTTACGAATAGATGAAACCCAAAGCGCCTTTTTACGAAAGGCTCGAAACATAATCATCGAAGGTGAACTCACGTACAACGCGTTCGCTGCCGTCGAGTTCCTTGATCACGATGGACGGCATGCCGACACCGTTGAACCAGTTCTTTTTGACCATGGTGTAACCGGCGGCATCCTGTACCGAGATACGGTCGCCGACCCTGATCTCGTTTTCGAAATTGAATTCGCCAAAAACGTCACCGGCAAGGCAGGACTTGCCGCAGATCATATAGGCATGATCGCCCGTGTTCGGCTCAATCTTGGCAGTTTCGCGATAGATCAGAAGATCGAGCATGTGGGCCTCGATCGAGCTATCGACAATCGCAAGGTTTTTGCCATTGAACAGGGTATCAAGCACGGTGACCTCAAGGGTCGTGCTTTTGGTGATCGATGCTTCGCCCGGTTCGAGATAAACCTGAACGCCGTATTTTTGCGAGAAGGCCCTGAGGCGGGCGCAGAATTTATCAAGCGGGTAATTGTCCCCGGTGAAGTGAATGCCACCCCCCAAGCTTACCCATTCAACACGCGACAGAAGCGATCCGAATTTGGTTTCGATATCGCCCAGCATTTTGTCGAACAGATCGAAATCGGCGTTTTCGCAGTTATTGTGGATCATGAAGCCGGAAATGCGGTCCATGACGGCCTCGACCTTGGTGACGTCCCATTCGCCAAGGCGAGAAAACGGGCGGGCCGGATCGGCCAGATCGAAGCTGGAACTTGAAACCTGCGGGTTCAGGCGAAGACCGCGCACGATGCCGGACGCAGCATCGGCAAAGCGGTTAAGCTGGCTGATCGAATTGAAGATGATCTTGTCGGCGTTTTCGATCACTTCGTCGATTTCGGAATCGGCATAGGCCACGCTATAGGCATGGGTTTCCTTGCCGAATTTCTTGCGGCCCAGTTTGACTTCGTGCAGCGACGAGGATGTCGTGCCATCCATATAGTCCGACATGAAATCGAAGACCGACCAGGTTGCAAAGCATTTCAATGCCAGCAACGCCTTTGCGCCGGAATGTTCGCGCACATAGGCGATCTTTTCCATGTTGCGCAGCAGTTTCGATTTATCGATCAGATAATAAGGCGTATGCGGCATCGTATTCTGGTTCCTCGACCGAAGGCCCTGTTTTCAGGGACCGAAAAGACAACACGGAAAACGTCCGTCGACCGGCAAACATTCCCCGCAAGGTTCGGCATTCAAGCCCGGTTTGCGCCAACGAATTTCATACCATCGATGCGAAGGCACTTTGTGCCTGTATCGCATGCGCCGCGACCCAATAGCAGCGGGGCGCATACGGGTCAACAGTGTGACCACATTGTCTGATCGCGTGGTCTTTAAATTACCGGGGCCTTTGCGCCTTTTGATGCAGGATTTGCAAGGGTAACAGTTTGATTCCATAGGGAAACAGACGGCGATCAGATGCAGGTTTCCGTTTCGTGAAACTTGGGCCTGCCCGGTGGGGCTTTGCGCAAGCCGGATTTCCAACAGTATCACCAAATCGCGGATTTTGCATGGTTGCGGGGCAAAAAGCCCGCGATGGCATCTGTGCTATTGCTTTTTTGTACCGAATGGATAATTGTTTATCGATTGGTACAATAAAACTGATGGAGCCGACGATGAGTGAGCTACGCCAACCCCTGCCGCCCTTTACGCGGGAAACCGCAATCCAGAAAGTCCGCATGGCCGAAGATGGCTGGAACAGCCGTGATCCGGCGCGGGTGTCGCTGGCCTATACGCCCGATACGATCTGGCGGAACCGTGCGGAATTTGCCAATGGCCGTGAGGAGGTCATTGCCTTTCTGACCCGCAAATGGAACAAGGAACTGGAATATCGATTGATCAAAGAGTTGTGGGCGCATGACGGCAACCGGATCGCGGTGCGTTTTGCCTATGAGTATCGCGATGATTCCGGGAACTGGTATCGGGCCTATGGCAACGAGAATTGGGAATTTGCCGAGAATGGCCAGATGCATCGCCGGTTTGCCTGCATCAATGACATGCCGATCCGCGAAGAAGACCGCAAATTCTTCTGGGATCGTTCGGGGCCGCGCCCGGCTGATCATCCGGGCCTGTCCGATCTGGGATTATAAGTAAGCCATGCCAAAGATTATCGCGGAGCGTTCCGATGTTATTCCCGTCCTTGCGGAGATTTTCCGCGAGTATGGCTATGAAGGGGCGAGCCTTTCGCTGATTGCCAGCCGGACGGGTCTGGGAAAGGGCAGCCTTTATCATTTCTTTCCCGGTGGCAAAGAGCAGATGGCATCCGAAGTGCTTCGCGAGATCGATGGCTGGTTCGAGGACGCGGTTTACAAGCCGCTGCGTGACGCAGACGACCCGCGGGCGGCGATTTTGGAAATGTGCCGTTCGGTTGCGACCTATTTCTGGTCGGGCAAGCGGGTGTGCCTGATCGGGGCCTTTGCGCTTGATAATGTGCGCGACCGTTTTTCGGACGCAATCCGCGATTATTTTGCGGTCTGGCAGCGGTCGTTGCAGCAGGCGCTTGTGCGGATCGGGCATGATGCGGACCGGGCATCGGACATTGCCGAAGATGCGATTTTATCGATCCAGGGGGCGCTTGTTTTGTCGCGCGCGCTGGACGATACGGCGGTGTTTGAGCGCGCCATGGTGCGGGTTGAAACCGGGTTGCTGGCGGGGCCGGATCAGGGGAACGGGCACACGGGACCCTGACGGGGTGTGATACCATTACGGTATCAAAAAATGACAAATTGCCGACCGTGCGGCCCTTGATCATCGGGATGCGATGATTAAGTTTTATAGTGATTTAGGTGCCTGACCCCGGATCATTCCAAGCGACAAATGAGGAGGCGTCCATGCCTGCACCCGTCAGTGTCGATCACTTGGCCTTTCCGACCCGCGATCTTGCGGCGACGGATGATTTTTATTCCCGTGTTCTGAAGGCGCGGCTGGTTCATGCCGAAAGCGGTTACAGCCCGTCATGGAAAAGCGATTTTCTGCTGATTACCTTTGCGCTGACCGATGGAACGCGGCTGTCATTCTTTGACTGGCCAGCCGATACCGGACCGTATCCCGATGATCCCGACATGCCCAACGACGTGTTTCATATCGGGCTTCGGTGCGATACGCCGCGTGATGTGATTGCCTGGCAGAACCATTTGTTCCAGCACAAGGTGGTTTACCATAACGAGGATGACGGGAAATCGCGCCGGTTGTTCATCCGTGATCCGAACGGCATCCGGTTTGAAATCTTTGCCGCCGATCAGCCGAAATACAGTGACGATCACGAAGATCGGGCACGTTCGGTTTATGAAGAATGGCAGAAGATCGCCAATCGCTGATCAGATTTTGTGATTAGGCTTCAGGTCAGGTCGGGCAGGGGCCGGTGCTTTGGCGGATGATCAGTTCGGTCGGGACAATGACCGGGTTTTCCGCCGGTTCCGGGATCGCGCCAGCTTTATCAAGCCGGGCAAGCAGCAGCGAAATCGCCTGTTCACCCAATCGTCGGCGCGGCTGACGCACGGTTGTGAGCGGCGGATCGTAATTGGCGGCCAGATGAATATCATCGAAACCAACCACGGATACATCGTGGGGCACGCGAAGGCCGAGTTCCTTGGCCGCGACAATGACGCCGATTGCCATACCGTCCGATGAGCAGAAAAATGCCGTTGGGCGGTTTTTGCTGTCTTTAAGCAGGGCACGCGCCGCCGAAATACCCGATTCAATCGAAAAATCGCCGCGATAGATCAGGGACGGGTTGACTTCGATGCCGCTGCTGGAAAGCGCGCGGCGATAGCCGGCAACGCGGTCGGTCGTCAGGATGTTGCTGGCGGGGCCCGCGATATGGGCGATGCGGCTGTGTCCAAGGTCCAGCAGATGTTTTGTCGCGCTATAGGCGGCCTTTTCATTGTCGATGATCACGGTCGGCAGGTTGCAGCCCGGAATGCGTTCGCAGGCAATGACCACGGGCGGAATGATCCCGCGCGGGGTATTGGCAAGCGGTGCCGGAAGGCGCCCGTTTAGCAGGATCATGGCATCGGCCTGATTGCTGCGCAGGTAGGCGGCATAGGTGGCTTCGCGTTCGGGTTCGTTCTGGGTATCGCCGATCAGGACGTTGTAGCCCGCCTTGCTGGCGCCCTGTTCGATTCCCGACAGAATTTCCGAAAAGAAGGGGTTTCCGATATCGGGGACCAGCAAAAGGATCATGCCCGACCGGTTCAGGCGGAGGTTTCGGGCCATGACATTGGCGGTATAACCGGTCGCGGCGATGGCGGTTTGCACTTTTTCGCGCGTGCTTTCGGAAACCACATGGGGTTTGTGCAAGGCACGGCTGACGGTGGCAATGGATACCCCGGCATGTTCGGCAACATCTTCAATCGTCGCGATTTTTTCGATCATTCTTCTTCCTACTCTGCCGCTCGCAAGCTGTCCAGCGGCATTGATGGCGGGGTAGTGGCCCTGATAACCGGTGTGATTTTCATCACCATATGAAAAATGTAAAGGTTTACATAATGAATGAAAACGTTTACACAAGAGGCAATCAAAAGTTGATCGCATCAATGCGACGCTAGGGAGGCTACATAAATGACGGATGCGGCTGTTCATGCCGTTAATCCCGGTATCGGGGGCGAAGTACGTCTTTCCGGCCGGAAGATTTGCAAATCATTTGGCCCGGCACAGGTGCTTTTCGATGTGTCCATCGATCTGCATGCAGGCGAGGTGCACGCGCTTTTGGGCGAAAACGGTGCAGGCAAATCAACACTGGTTAAAATCCTGTCGGGCTATCACGAACCGACCGAGGGTGAGCTTGTCCTTGATGGCAAATCCATCAGCTTTGCCGATAGCGAGGCGGGTGAAGGGCACGGGGTGATCCTGATCCATCAGGAACTTAACCTTGCCGAGCAGCTTACCGTTGAAGAAAACATTTTCCTGGGTCGCGAAATCAAACGCGGCTGGTTCCTTGATAAAACCGCGATGCGCGCCGAGGCCAAAAAGCTTCTGGAGCAGCTGCAATGCGATGTCGATCCGCGTACCCGCATTCGTGATCTTTCGGTTTCTGATCGCCAGATGGTCGAAATTGCCAAGGCGCTCAGCAAAAAGGCCGATATCCTGATCCTGGACGAACCGACTGCGGTTCTGACCGGGCGCGAGGTTGAAATCCTGTTTGATCAGATCCGGCGTCTGCGCGAACAGGGTGTCGCGATCCTTTATATTTCCCACAAGCTTGATGAAATCAAAGCCATTGCCGACCGCGTCACCGTGCTGCGCGATGGCCGCCACATCGTGACCGAGCCGGTGGTTGACCTGAGCAAGGATGACATGGCGCGGCTTATGGTCGGGCGCGATATCAAACAGATGTTCCCGCACCGGGTATCGGATACCAGTGCGCCGATTGTGCTTTCGGTGCGCGATCTTTCGGTGCCCGGACAGGTGCGTGATGCGAGTTTCGACCTGCATAAGGGCGAGGTGCTTGGCTTCGCCGGGATCGTCGGGGCGGGACGGACCGCCCTGATGGAGGCGATTATCGGCCTTCGCGAAAGATCGTCGGGGACGATTGAACGCGATGGCAAGCCGGTGCGGATTGCAAGTTTGCAGGACGCCAAAAACAGCGGCATCGCCTATCTGACCAAGGACCGGAAAGGCAGCGGGTTGCTGCTGAATATGGATATGCGGCCCAACCTGACATTGCTGGCGCTGGAAAAGTTCGGCAACGTGATTGTTGATCGCAAGGCGGAAGAAGCCGCCCTTGAAAAGGCGATTGAGGCGTTTGATATCCGAGCGGCCGACCGCAAGGCAAAGGTCGGTGATTTTTCCGGTGGCAATCAGCAGAAGCTTTTGCTGGCGAAGGTCATGGAAACCGATCCGGATATCGTGATTATCGACGAGCCGACACGCGGCATCGATATCGGCACCAAAAGCCAGATTTACCATTTTATCGGCGGTCTGACCGATCGCGGAAAATCCGTCATTCTCCTGTCGTCGGAAATGCCAGAAATGCTTGGCCTGTCGGACCGCATCGCGGTCATGGCGGCGGGACGCATTACCGGCATTCTTGAAGGAAACGACCGCAACGAACATGAAATCATGCGGCACGCGACAGGAATATCAGGCCAAGAGGGAGTGTCTGTTCATGAGTAGCCTTGAGCGCCGCGAGGCAAGTGCCTCGCCCCGTTTTTCCATCGATTTCAAGGCACTTGGCCCGTTTATGGCCCTTGTGGTGCTGTTTGTTCTGGGAACGGCGATCAATGACGCCTTCCTGAGTGGCGGCAACCTTTCGAATATTTTCACCCGTGCGGCCTTTATCGGCATTATTGCGGTCGGTGCGACCTTTGTGATCACGGCGGGCGGGATCGACCTTTCGGTCGGCTCGATGGCGGCGTTCATATCCGGTGCGATGATTGTCGTGATGAATACGCTGGTCGAGACACTCGGACCGGGGCTTGAAACCGTTCTGATCGGGATCGTGTTAAGCATCATTCTGGGCATCGGGGCCGGGGCGGTCAACGGGCTGGTCAGTACCAAGGGCAAGATCGAGGCCTTTATCGTGACGCTTGGCACGATGGGGATTTATCGGTCGCTTGTGACCTATATGGCCGATGGCGGCACGCTGTCGCTTGATTTCGAGGTGCGCGGCACCTATCGCCCGGTTTATTACGGCGAGCTGCTGGGCATTCCGGTGCCGGTTCTGGTGTTCCTTGCGGTGGCGGTTGCCGGTTATGTGTTGCTGAACATGACGCCGTTCGGGCGCAAATGTTTTGCCATCGGCTCGAACGAGCAGGTGGCGCGTTATTCCGCGATCCATGTCGACCGGGTCAAGACGATGACCTATGTCATTCAGGGGCTTTGTGTGTCGATTGCGACCATCATTTATGTGCCCCGCCTTGGTTCCGCATCCAGTTCGACCGGGGTTCTTTGGGAACTTGAAGCCATCGCGGCCGTGATCATCGGCGGCACGATGCTCAAGGGTGGTTATGGCCGCATCTGGGGCACGGTGGTTGGTGCGATCATGCTGACCACGATTGGCAATATCCTTAACCTTACCGATGCGATCAGCAATTACCTGAACGGGGCTGTTCAGGGCTTGATCATTATCGTTGCCGTGTTCCTGCAGCGCGGGGACTGGCGACGCAAGAAAAGCAAATAACCGGCGATCAACGTCCGGCTCAAGATGACATACAGAATCATTTTTTGATCAGGAGGAAGCTTGAATGAAAACGATTACAAAGTTTCTCGGGGCGGCCTGCGTTGTGGGTCTTGGTCTTGCATCGACCTTGGCATCGACCACGGCACTGGCACAGGAAAAGGTAAAGATCGGGGTTTCGATCCCGGCGGCGACCCATGGCTGGGCCGGTGGTCTGAACTACCACGCGGAACAGGCCGAAAAGCGCCTTGAGGCGACCTATCCGAACCTTGATATCATTGTTGTTACCGCCAATGGTGCGGGTGAACAGGCCAACGATCTTGAAGATCTGGTATCGGTTCAGAATATCGATGCACTGGTGGTTCTGCCGTTTGAATCCGATCCGCTGACCGTGCCGGTCCAG is part of the Thalassospira lucentensis genome and harbors:
- a CDS encoding carboxynorspermidine decarboxylase, producing the protein MPHTPYYLIDKSKLLRNMEKIAYVREHSGAKALLALKCFATWSVFDFMSDYMDGTTSSSLHEVKLGRKKFGKETHAYSVAYADSEIDEVIENADKIIFNSISQLNRFADAASGIVRGLRLNPQVSSSSFDLADPARPFSRLGEWDVTKVEAVMDRISGFMIHNNCENADFDLFDKMLGDIETKFGSLLSRVEWVSLGGGIHFTGDNYPLDKFCARLRAFSQKYGVQVYLEPGEASITKSTTLEVTVLDTLFNGKNLAIVDSSIEAHMLDLLIYRETAKIEPNTGDHAYMICGKSCLAGDVFGEFNFENEIRVGDRISVQDAAGYTMVKKNWFNGVGMPSIVIKELDGSERVVREFTFDDYVSSLS
- a CDS encoding DUF1348 family protein, translating into MSELRQPLPPFTRETAIQKVRMAEDGWNSRDPARVSLAYTPDTIWRNRAEFANGREEVIAFLTRKWNKELEYRLIKELWAHDGNRIAVRFAYEYRDDSGNWYRAYGNENWEFAENGQMHRRFACINDMPIREEDRKFFWDRSGPRPADHPGLSDLGL
- a CDS encoding TetR/AcrR family transcriptional regulator, which gives rise to MPKIIAERSDVIPVLAEIFREYGYEGASLSLIASRTGLGKGSLYHFFPGGKEQMASEVLREIDGWFEDAVYKPLRDADDPRAAILEMCRSVATYFWSGKRVCLIGAFALDNVRDRFSDAIRDYFAVWQRSLQQALVRIGHDADRASDIAEDAILSIQGALVLSRALDDTAVFERAMVRVETGLLAGPDQGNGHTGP
- a CDS encoding VOC family protein → MPAPVSVDHLAFPTRDLAATDDFYSRVLKARLVHAESGYSPSWKSDFLLITFALTDGTRLSFFDWPADTGPYPDDPDMPNDVFHIGLRCDTPRDVIAWQNHLFQHKVVYHNEDDGKSRRLFIRDPNGIRFEIFAADQPKYSDDHEDRARSVYEEWQKIANR
- a CDS encoding LacI family DNA-binding transcriptional regulator, translated to MIEKIATIEDVAEHAGVSIATVSRALHKPHVVSESTREKVQTAIAATGYTANVMARNLRLNRSGMILLLVPDIGNPFFSEILSGIEQGASKAGYNVLIGDTQNEPEREATYAAYLRSNQADAMILLNGRLPAPLANTPRGIIPPVVIACERIPGCNLPTVIIDNEKAAYSATKHLLDLGHSRIAHIAGPASNILTTDRVAGYRRALSSSGIEVNPSLIYRGDFSIESGISAARALLKDSKNRPTAFFCSSDGMAIGVIVAAKELGLRVPHDVSVVGFDDIHLAANYDPPLTTVRQPRRRLGEQAISLLLARLDKAGAIPEPAENPVIVPTELIIRQSTGPCPT
- a CDS encoding sugar ABC transporter ATP-binding protein, producing the protein MTDAAVHAVNPGIGGEVRLSGRKICKSFGPAQVLFDVSIDLHAGEVHALLGENGAGKSTLVKILSGYHEPTEGELVLDGKSISFADSEAGEGHGVILIHQELNLAEQLTVEENIFLGREIKRGWFLDKTAMRAEAKKLLEQLQCDVDPRTRIRDLSVSDRQMVEIAKALSKKADILILDEPTAVLTGREVEILFDQIRRLREQGVAILYISHKLDEIKAIADRVTVLRDGRHIVTEPVVDLSKDDMARLMVGRDIKQMFPHRVSDTSAPIVLSVRDLSVPGQVRDASFDLHKGEVLGFAGIVGAGRTALMEAIIGLRERSSGTIERDGKPVRIASLQDAKNSGIAYLTKDRKGSGLLLNMDMRPNLTLLALEKFGNVIVDRKAEEAALEKAIEAFDIRAADRKAKVGDFSGGNQQKLLLAKVMETDPDIVIIDEPTRGIDIGTKSQIYHFIGGLTDRGKSVILLSSEMPEMLGLSDRIAVMAAGRITGILEGNDRNEHEIMRHATGISGQEGVSVHE
- a CDS encoding ABC transporter permease, encoding MSSLERREASASPRFSIDFKALGPFMALVVLFVLGTAINDAFLSGGNLSNIFTRAAFIGIIAVGATFVITAGGIDLSVGSMAAFISGAMIVVMNTLVETLGPGLETVLIGIVLSIILGIGAGAVNGLVSTKGKIEAFIVTLGTMGIYRSLVTYMADGGTLSLDFEVRGTYRPVYYGELLGIPVPVLVFLAVAVAGYVLLNMTPFGRKCFAIGSNEQVARYSAIHVDRVKTMTYVIQGLCVSIATIIYVPRLGSASSSTGVLWELEAIAAVIIGGTMLKGGYGRIWGTVVGAIMLTTIGNILNLTDAISNYLNGAVQGLIIIVAVFLQRGDWRRKKSK